From the genome of Pelobates fuscus isolate aPelFus1 chromosome 11, aPelFus1.pri, whole genome shotgun sequence:
tgtcgacaacgattactatacacgcgtactattcaacagtcacacccgtttcctctggcaacagcaccacgtggtacggttatcaagtgaaacgtacaccataacaataaacactcagggaattcccgtacacacacagctgctacaccagtcactatataatcaatattatgccctttggcgtaactacacagtcacccacgctataattctctatatacgaattacccgtctataacacacccagtaacatcgtcttttacaaatagcggttacagtacggttagcataggtcaaagcacaagttaaggtcacaatacaattattagtggttatggtgttaaaacatgcaatggacgacaatgattagtacttattatacaatgtcagtaaatatacagggttatggtaccgtgcactataatacagcaacacactattaacactctcgctagacggctgagctcgcgctatctaacaagatatacactttactaaaacaatcgttaacacatttacaattcccaactaaactattggccagtaccttgaatggactacctaaaactatatacacccgttttggttagccacactgcccaatcaccacatatacatagcgagctagagatccgaatttacacagacgcctcttagtcgcactatacaacgagctagagaaccgaatttacacaggcgcctcttagtcgtactatcaaaagtctagtgggttccaaatttacacgccttcccacttagcccagataggatgagaactagcgaaccgaatttacacaggcgccgcttagtctcccggtccctccgacctagcgaacgtaatatacaccctagaacgctagtctagacaagacaccggtgtccggctagggctatcttacaccaggaccccgcctgactaaccaaatcaaacggtctgactaaagagcgttcgatcgagcggtgcgccttcgctccttccctccgacagagggggcagatacagattcaaaaacccctttgggcctaccgcacaatcggtatacccctagcgggtcctgccgtctaaaacagcagttatcttacctcctcgttcctgaacctgagttcacactcatcgacggggacaccccagcacttctcacgtagaggccgatgatctcctggacaacagaccagtggcgccgagacgaagggaggtccacgcagaagttcaggggtgcagccgtagagaacgtgggcaaagatagaccgtctcacgcctctgcctctcagctaccgttgaacgatgagcttcccggccaatgcaccaaatgataccggagaaactgacggaagccaagcacagagagatggacacaggtttcttcaggaaggaagagattctttattggatcaccgatcgggactcagagggactagcgtcaccaaaatacagcaaagtctgagtactgaatacatagagtacattccttatatagcactgtagctcctcccacaattaactacacccacacatacccttaacctatttaatgaatagagtctaaactcatccatccggtctaaccacgtggctcatctgatacaaaggagagggacgcgtaattccagttcttacattcctgcacctggtcagtacagtgatgacagtatcttagctacgtgtaattaaccaactgatactacaaacacatatacatacatatgccttgtggcaatcttagcctgctaaacttgtattttactggaattacatcacatcatCAGTTAAGTGACCAAAATATGCCTAAcgacacggaagtccctctagtagacagccattagGGGAGGAGTTAACCGTCAAAGTTAATTATTGCtgattattaaaaactgcaataataactttGCAGGGTTAACGGGCCTGGGACagagcacccagaccacatcggGGAGCTGgcgtggtcttggtgcctagtcCTTTTAATACGGAAAACACATGGGgttggtggcagcattgtaacatagcccAGAAGTAGtcagtttgagcgcagggcttaacTTTGTATGTTTGTAACGGGGCAATCCATGTCCTCTACACGCACCATAACCAACCTTTTGGTAAAGTGGTTATGGGGTAGTGCCCACTGAATCATAGAGTGAGGGCTCTGTTTACATATGAAATTTGTTTTATGGACCCAGTTGATGTTTTATCTAGTGATGCAAAGAAAGACAAATAACTGCATTTATTCCACAGACGAGTCTCTTTAgttataatgttttatttatagaGTCTTTTTAGGAGCCTGAGGCTCAAGATATTCATCAACAATAATCAAAAGAATATATTGTGCCTAATATGCTGATACGACGAAAAACTTGTTTACATCCAAAATCACCCTtctgcctccctctcccctaGAGGTAGATACTTATGTGAAACTTGTAAAACAAGAATTGCTATTTTGTATAACTCTAACCACGGCTGTCTGTTTCTTAACTCAAGCAAATCTAAGTATGTGAACCCAAAGGGCACAACGTTCTTATAAATAATGTCTCCTTTACATTCATTGCATGTGCCGCAGCCAGGCTCAAGCTGTGCGATATCTCCTACATGTCCCCAAACTATATACAAAATAAGCAACACAATGTACAAATGTACACTGCGTAACCAAGAAATTGAGGATCCGTTAGCGGTTTAAAAATCAACTTCATTACATAACTTTGGTTACAATTTGGCAGTCCTCATCAATTCATAGTGACTAAGCTAGTTGCCCTTCATGGCTTGAGATGAGCCACTTACATTATTATTGAACTTGCTGGTAAAGGAAGTGCGGTGGTGGTCATGTCTAAAAAAGATTATGTCCGAGGTCAGGCGATAGGttggtgagcctgacacacacaaaaaatgtgctagatACCCCCTTTAGGACTTGTAAGAAATATCAAGGCTGTGCTTAAGGGGGCTTTTCGAGATAAATCAGATTTTATTTTCCTTCTGCTAGTTTCCTCCAGTCTGTTACATTTGGCCTGTGGTTTCTTTTCTGGTTCCAAATATTATGTAGTACCATGGTAATTTTAAAGCATTATCTATTCATTTCAATTTGGAGTTAAGAAATGTTCCTGATGTTCTTTGGGCTAGCCATCTTCACCCCAGCTACATTTAAACAAATACATGGAGGTGAAATCACTGGCTGGCATGTTGTAAACAAACAAAAGTTTTGTGCACCACCAATAGACTTCCAGCAGGAAACCAAGACCAAGTAACACGTGATATCCTTCAGACTTACAGCAAGTGGCTTTTTCCTCTCCAGAAAAGTTCTCTCGGTTCTAGTAGGCCAGTAGATGAGTCCACCTTATACACATTATTTTGTGGACTTTTATGTGTAGCCTATAGTACCATCCTACCGTCTCTCTACATGATGCTCTTCTTTTGTCCTTCTCTAATAGCCAACACACCTCCTCCCCAAACAGCTGTCCTATTTGATGATAAGGGCCACTTAAAAGCACTCATTATTGAGATTGAATAGTTGCAATCCCCACACGCGTTATGTGGTTCTTCTTCAACCTCAATAAATACTCAAATTCCAAAAAACAAATGACTACCTCTTGCACTTGAGTTACATACTGTACTGACTAATGCACTCTGCATTCTTGTAATGAACACTAGGGGTCATAATATGTCAAGTATGTGTGGCAAACTGAGAGCTAATTTTTTCAGTGTGTTTTGTTTAACTCCTGCTGTAGTGATGGTGGAAACACTGAAAACGGCAGTACGTCTTCAGAAATAAATTAGGCTTTGAATTGCACAGTTAAACTTTGTGCTTTTGGTTTTCATTTTCTAAGATTTAGTATTACAAACTGGTGcacagttttttttccatttggttgttttttgttctccctctccccccccccccccccccccgaaacattttattaaaataatctaGATTTACATTGCATAAATAATAGCCTAGAATGCATTCACTTTTTACAATAATTCAAATCAATGGGCATATAAGCCTACAAGTACAAATGACAACATGGCATTGAAGGCATAGTGCAATTTCAAATAGTTACGAATATCAGTAAGGAACCCATAGAGGAGGTATGTAACGCAGCCATAAAAATACTGGGAGCGGAGATGTGGGATCTAAGGGGAGAAAGGCAGCAGAGTAGGAACTGTCTATATAGATTTAGCGGAGATGGGGAGGCTCTGTGAGGAGTTTGTGCACACACCATGGAATGGTTTCCAGTACTGATTTGATTCACTGCTGGAAGGAGtagtttagattttttatttttttttaataatatctccaaaactgaaaaatatttggACATTCTGGCCTTTTATTATAAAGTATATTCAGGCAACCCATTCTGAATGTGAATGAACGTATGTCTCTCTATAAATGAAGATAGCGTGGAACCACTATATTGTTTCTAGATTTGTAGAATGGTGTTGTGGGCTACAGGTGCTAATATTCTAAGAAATCCCTTGTGATAGTGAAGGTTCAGCTTGAGAATGCTGAACTTGTCCAATTCAGAGGTGATGGGAAGCCATGTGATAATGATGGGCAAATTAACCATACAACCTAGAAGACTTGGATTTGTGAACAAGGCATCAAATAGTGGTAGAGGTCAGCTTTGGGATGTCGGCATCCAGAACTGGTACGCCCAGCAGATAGGAAGTCCAGTTCAACTCAAATTTCTCAATTGACGTTGTTTAATTATGTGTGAATGAACGGAGTGCatcattttaaatttatttttttaaaaaaggtgcaTGGATAACCTCTGTCCTTTTTTCTACAGTTGGGGAGTCCCACTGGTGATCACCGTGGCTGCTGTGTCTTTGCAAAAGATTGGCTATGATGCCTCCTATGTGTCCGTAGGCTGGTGCTGGATAAACATTGACGCCGAGGACAAACTCATGTGGATGTTGTTGACTGGCAAAGTGTGGGAGATCCTGGCATATATCATTCTGCCTGTGCTGTATGTTCTCATCAAGAAGCACATCGGACGAGCGGTAAGGCCTtttctatctttttctatttctatTGATGTTCTCCTAGCTTTTGTTTTTCGTTTTTATTACgttataggtttttttttatagttttaagGTTTATGCACAAACGAAGTCTCAGGAACCCCTCTTAGATTACATATTATTAAATAACAacacaggaatacatttttgctgCCTTACCGCTATCCACTCTACACCTCTTGAAGATAAGCCCAATTTGAGTGCATATATCAGTCAGAAGTTTATTTATAATACCCTATAAATAATGACTAGCTCCTTGATGTACTTGAAGAATTTAACTGTCTGCTAAGGTGTAATTTTGCTAAGGTGTAATTTTGAGTATCTTATCGATAATGAACAAAAAGCCTCACATTTTTTGAGTAAGCATGGTAAACTGCCTTGAGCTGTGTAGACCTCCCAACAGGACAGAAGTAAGAAAAACAAAGTCATGACTTCATAAGTCATATTAATATAGGCAGGCTTGGGGGTGTTTTCCTTCAAAATAGGTAATTGTACACATAAagttccaaaatgtatttttgccAATACCTTTGGTGTGACAGGTTCGTTCAATAATGGTGGTTTTTGATGACTTTGTGGAACAAGTAACTCTTGTACGTAAACGtgtatttaaatgattttttttgttttacgttTCTCCTTTCTTCAAACATGTCACCCTAATTCTGGGGTGAGGTGAAACTCTTTCTCAAACTACATCACTGAAAAGAGATTGGGGGGTTTCTGTTGAACCAGAGTTTGCAAAGGTTCTATCTAGaaagtgtttatatataatgcctCTTCCGAACTACATTGGTTTATACCGGAAGCAGGTTTGTTAGAATTTGAATAGTGACAGAAGATGGTATGATTAAGGTAATGTACAGCTACCACCGGTCATTTATCTGTGGAAATATCAACActgtttggaaaaaaaacagCACATATAAATTGTGACCCCGGATGTTGACCGGATTTCTagagatttctaaaaaaaaaaaaaatcagttcaaAATACTTTTCAAAGGCGTGACTTTTACTTAAGAAATAAGTAGATGTCATGTGTATGTGGTTTGAATTTAGTGAAGTGAAACTTGTGTAGCAATGAATTTGCATTCATGAGTAACCTTTATTAAAGAAGGGTTTTctgttgaattttttttacatatttaaacatTGTTTGCATTTGGTCACTTCTGTTGCTGACAAATAATTTATTTccaatttaataattttaaaaaataaacacaaaatttaCATGTTTCTCCCCAATCCCTAACTCATTGTACACAGAGCCACAGATTTCTCAAAGGCCATTTAAGTGGTCTCATTCTGGCCACCATTACCGTCCTTAGCGGTAGCTTTTGGACACCGTAGGAATTAAAGGAAACACCTTATGCATATTCTGTCcatctatctgtatgtgttactTGTTAACATACACTTATATTCACAATTCAATCCAGTCTTTCGAAGTTCAAAATCAACGACATTCACACAGGTTTTAACAGAACTCTACATGTTTGCATATATGCTCGAAAACTCTCCCAGTAATTAAATTGTTTACCAGCATGACATCTGTTTTGTCCTATCATGACATGATATTTTATTAAAAGATTTCAAAAGCATTTACAGAAATATTAACCTTTTGAGCACAGCAGGGGGTGCGCACTTTATTCCTGTGTCAGGCAAATAGTTAAACGGTTCTAAATGTATAAATTACCATGGTGTGTGTAAAGTGTTATTTTAAACTTGATAAATGTTCCCATAACAAAAAGATGTGGCTAAGCCCTGGCCTTCTCCACCTCTGCTCTACCCAAAACAACCATATTTATCAAGCGCAAGTACAGACATTCTGTCTCGGTGAAAGTGTCGGCAATCAGAATGTATGTCAAAGGTGAGAGAGATCTGTCGTTACATTCTAATAGAACAAAGGAGTTTCACAAAATCCAGAATCACAGAATTTGTTCACAGAACATTCCAGGCTGCAGTTGAACCCAAATTAATTCTTTATATAAATGTTAcacgaaaaacaaaaataaaaagcatcCATCTATTTgaggtttttgtattttgttgcaAAGCCCCAAGATTTACATCTACTGCAGAGAGTCTCAAATAAAGCTTTGAAATAGTGATTTGCGTTAATAATTTCCCAGACCCATCCATCTTGTTTGCAGTTGGAAATTACAGAGTAGAAGATATTGAGAGAGTATAATTAATGGGTAAAATGCGCCGGTTAATAACTACTGTGCTATTAAAAGACACCCAATTAATCTGGGAAAAATTTTCAGGGTTTGGTAAGCACATCCATCAACACTTCTTCAATTTCAGTGATAATGTGGTTTTTAAACCGGTATTGACTTTTGTGTTCTTTTCCCAGCATGCAGCTCTTTCAGAATATCGCCCGATCCTGGCCGTTACTCCTGTGTATCAGCCCAGAACCATTGCCGATAAGAAGCTGGTATTCATCCCCATTATATTTATCTTCCTTCGTGTCTGGAGCACCATTCGGTTCATTTTGACTCTGTGTGGTTCCCCGGCAGTTCACAACGTCATACTCGTCATTCTTCATGTAAGTCAACCTTCCGTTACAACAAATGTTTGTCCCAAATAGAGTACTGTGATCCCCAGATGGCCAACTGCATTCTTAAGTATGCTAGTTGTGTCTTTTTAATCCTTTCAGCTTCACAAAATAGAAAGCATCGTGAAATGATATCCTTTGATTAAAATCGTATCTGGTTTATATTCCACCTTTAACACTTTTGCTACCTACTCTTACTTCAGAAAAAGAATAAACAGAAAAACATGAGAAgagacaaaatataataaatacttgCCTAATACCTCAAGTTTCTCCTTGATGAATCCATGAGCTGTCAGCTGTCTGTGGTAAGGGGGAGTGTTAATGTAATGTTTATGCtctctccccctttttttaatatatttatcttAATTTGGTGTGTGGAAGAAGCTTTCTTGGTCAGTCGAAATGAAATTACTCCCATTACCCAATGGATACAATTACCCTACCTGTATCCTCTGATTTCATATTGCACTTTGTACTTCCCGATAGTTATATGGttatatacacattaacacaggGATACGTTTTTAGAATATATTAGGGACCACCTATTGTAGGCCGTCAAAAATTCCTACAACTCTCCAGAAATCTCTGCTTCATAGTTCTCAGTGTTAACAAAGTAACTTTCACCCTCCCCACCGCCTCTGTTTGATGGCAGGTTCTCCTATTGCATTGCCTATACCGTAACACAATTCTTTTCTTCTTTTAGGGTATCGGAAACACCTTTCAAGGAGGAGCCAATTGTATCATGTTCGTATTGTGCACTGGGGCAATCAGGTCGCGCCTTTTGACATCACTGACCTGCAGGTGTTGCAAGCCCAGTTGGAGTAGCAGTAGTGAATACAGACAAATCGAAGAGTCTGTGGAGCCGGAATTCAACTACGCTTCCACGGAAGATGCAGGAGAGGGGGTAAAGTGGCCGACCCATCTGCCAAGGACATGACCTTGCTCGTGGTGTACATGTGTCATGTGAAAACTTCCTTAGGTTGTGCTGGTGCCAGCTTTCAAGACTTAATTATACAAAGAAGGGCTTTTAAGACATGAACCTGATCAGTTAAATCGACCCTCTTTTTTTAAGGAGCCTGTAAAAGAACTGTAGCAGACATTtgatgataattattattattattattattattattttgacttGGAAACCATAAGAGAGCTACACACTGCTTGGGACTCTGCTCTCCATCCAAAAGTgtgtgtgaattttttttattgtttttgtgtaatatgttttggagtttttttttgtatgttcaaGGACTCTATGAAAATATAGTATGGACTCTTCTTGTGATTCTTTTGGAACCATATTTCTCGTTTACAATATTTACCATCTCTACTACTATTGGTAGAGAAGATACGTAGCAAATGAACCTGCGCTCTGCACCTAAAGTTTTCCATACGTGGCCTTGGTTACATCGAGATTTGTCCACTTGTATACAGCTGACAGACCAACCAATACAAAGAAAGAAGATTGTAGACTTGGAAGTCTACAAGGTTCCAAATTCTGGTTTGTGCTGTAAGCTTTGAAAGTCATTCTCAGGACCTACCAGCAGTTTGTGTTTTCAAAATCTCCTCCATTAAATAATGTGGGTTCAATGCTTTGTCATCCCACTTACGTTTGTGAAAAATGAACTTTTTGTCACATATGGCTCTGGAAACCATCTGCTGCTGTTCTTCGTAAGGATCTGCGTTGACAATCTATGCCATTGAACACATAATGAAGTGTTAGCTGTGATAACAACATACACTGAAACGGTAGTGTGCCCCAAGGTTTACAAAGCAAAGATGCGTAACTATAAATGTTACAAATAGGTCATGACGGTGGAAATATTGGAAATTTCCAATTTTTTCCTACTTAAataaccctttttttaaaaagaaaaaaaaaattgtttttcttgCTGCAAGCTGTTTCTTTTGTAGATTGGATTTTCCTTTGTTAATGGCAGCTGGAGGTCTGTTTATCCCTAAATTGCGTTTGGACGAACAGTTCATGAATTTGTAGGTTTGGAATAGAGAACACTCCAATCAGTTTGCAAACTGATGACattgtttatttaatatatattctatTCCTTTTTGTTACTTACGATTTCCGTTCTGAGTACAGGATTTAATCAATTCTCTGTAGTCATAATAAAGGGAGGGATCCTGTAGTCACTATTACTATTTCCTCTTAATGAATtggttatagtacctggagtccccttgccctgtctgtccatttaatGTTAAATCATTCGAGCAGCTCAACACTAAATAATGGTCCAATGGCCACCGATTACTCTAGGTGTGGCTAAGACAGAGATACCTTGTAGCCAGACACATTCATACCAGAAACGTGCACTTTGATAGGCTAGAAGCAGTCAGCAGACACTTTCAACCCagcacagctgcccattgctagTCAGGCTAATACTGTCTCATTAGCCCgaacagcacagaggggatgagtTGCTGGGGACTTTCTTTTAGCATTGAaacttaaaaacattaaaaactgccTGACGCTTAATGACAGTATGGAATCAGGAAACTCCACACactgtaaccacttcaatgagatgaagtaggcAGAGttcctacagtgtctctttaagtcttGAATTAGATATTATAAACAGTCATATTTGAAAACAGCATTAAAAGAGGCTGAACCAATGGTCAAGTTGATTGTTGGGTGATTGCCGAGGAATTAAGCATTTGTCATGTGAAAAAATAATTGACAAATGTGTGATACAGTTAACTTATTCCCAGTTTTCATCTTTTTTGTGAGAAAATAATTATACAATTGAAAAATACTAAACTCCACCTTTAGTAAGAGACTTATGAATTTGCATGGCATTTATAAAGATGTAATTTACGTATTGTGACTCTGTCCTTATATTGGGTGACAATAACTCCTAATGTCTTTTTAAACATGGAGGAGTAATAAAGTGCCTCTAATTTTGTAAATATTCTGTTTTGTCAGTGGACTgaccaaaaaaattattaaaatatgtttttttataccTATCAATGTTTTGTCTTTTAATATGGGAAATAATTAAGTTttctacattaatttaatttaccgATACACTTGCTGTTGGTTATGATcttatacaaattatataaactTTCCGAATGTTACTTTATTTCGCAATTACTTTGCGTAATGAAAGGTTTAATCATGCACATATCTGAAAACGCCTTTATCCAGAATAGATTTAATTGGGTTTGGCAGCTTACAATGAGAATAGACTTGGGAGGGTTACAGAAATATTCCAACCCACTAAATTCTAAAACACGCTAAAGCCTCGTGCAGGCACATCGGATTCTTTTCTTCACTGGATGCTAATTTCTCAGTAACCAAATTAATGTATTCAGAATGATACAAATGATACATTTCTGTGTTAATAATTCTGCATTTATTTCTCGGGCACTTTTGCACATTTGTTATGCCCGAATGGCCTTACATTATGTTTGATtgaatataaataattaataataaattgaaaattaATACTGTATAATTAATATTGTAATGGGTGAAGTGGACCtatttaattttttagatttaatatGCTGATATCATGCATAAAAAGTAGTTTAGTTGAAAGAAATTAAAACGGTATTATAAATTTCATTTGTATTGCACAATTATAATTAACATTGACAAGACAATTCCCTAAACATCACAAATTGGCGTCTTAGTGTTTACAGCAACATCTTGTAGACCGTTCTTTATCAGTTGTATTAATTAtggaagttttatttttatttgggaaaGTGACACAAACAAACCTATAAATTGAATCATGAAGGTTATTGGATGGTAGAGGTACGCAATACGGTGAGttgggggtggtgggggagtgTACTAAGCAAAGTGTAAGATGTTTTAGACAAGTTCCTGGGCAGTCAATGTGTGGTTGATGAAGTGTCCTAAAGTACATCTATGTTCATGCTATTTAGGTTACAGGGACACTCGAGGCACAATAAAaactttatctaaattaagttatggtgccaggagtcccctATGGTGCGGTTCTCaactccccctctcctcccccagactttccaagccagttttgtgaatggggagcacaTGATTGGCTggaagctagctgagcatcatgggaaatgtagtccagaaacaatttatggtgtcaaggttagccatcactggtatagGACTTGGATGCTAAAGCACCAATATTAATGTGGACACCGAATGCATCCTGGCGATTGCTACAGATTTGCTTGGGCTGAACGAATTACGACCAtagttggctttagtaaatatgaggatTGTCACTGCAGTCGTAATTCGCTCATTTTTACCTGATTTTGTtcaaaatctggtgtttagtgaataaacctgccaGTGGTTACATGGAAACTAGCTATGGGTTATATTACTATATTTCTCctccaaaatatatttttcattattttatttaatatcaatCTTTAATATGTAATGTCATATGCAAGGCTGCCAAAGGACCCATTTGCATAGAATGTAAACCCATGGGGTTCACTGATATTGTATTCAGAAAAATGCCTTGCATGCGTTCATGGTCCAATATTATATGACTATGAACAAGTTCACTTAGGGGATCATGAGATAATTATGGCGCCAGTAGCTGTATGAGCTCTGGATGTTACTTTCCCCCACATCTCGCCTCGGTAAATGCTTCAGTTGAGGTTAGAAAACAATGAACAAATATGAATAGATGGAGGGatctaataaaatatatagaaaacacccagggtattgaaaatgtgccaatataaaaaaaacaatacaacctACAAACAGAATCGGGAAGAGGTTCTAAAAACGAGACTGGAGTGTCTTTAAACAGATATAGATATTTATAATACAAGAACAGAccacatatagtgtaatatagctTTACACCAAtgagaaaagggggagggggtggaaaaacACTTTCAAAGTAGAAATTTATTtaagtgtgtctctctctcattgGGCTATTGTATCCTCAATCCGCAGCCATCTTGAGATGAATACAAGAAGAGAAGTGCAgaatagtgcaatactgtataaaaaatataacatttaatggGTAAATGCACAGTAGTTTAAGTAAAACAGGCATATCTCCCCTGCAAGTGGAGCACAAGGAAGGAGAAGATCTCTATATGAGGAAAGGACTTCGAGCCAGTGGATAtacaagcagtaaaaaaaaaaaagcaaatggcAACTGTCCAGTCAAATAATCCGCCGCGTTTGGTGCAGTCAGGACTTTATCTGGGATATGTTGATTTCAAAGGCTGTCACCGAATATATAGGACGCTGTAATAAAATCATTAGATTCATCTGTTTGTGGCGTGTGCCCCTTTTTGTGACTGCatatgcgttttttttttgttttgttttttacttaagcTTTATTTGTAGTTGTGCAAAGATAGTACATGACAGGCTtgctatgccacaacagctaaaGCAAGGTATTTTCTAAACTTCGTGAAACTGAAACCTTTATATGGCGTTCAATagatctgcacatttttataaatgatcactCATTACATAAATCATAT
Proteins encoded in this window:
- the GPR157 gene encoding G-protein coupled receptor 157, whose amino-acid sequence is MAWIDIPRENLYLSEQVIVLLSCVLSFIGSALIIFTHVRWPELRSRPRELLLYLSVADLLSAASYFYGVLRDFNGPRWDCVAQGAVSTFSNTSSFFWTMSVALYLYITIVHSKKALADHMIYWFHLVSWGVPLVITVAAVSLQKIGYDASYVSVGWCWINIDAEDKLMWMLLTGKVWEILAYIILPVLYVLIKKHIGRAHAALSEYRPILAVTPVYQPRTIADKKLVFIPIIFIFLRVWSTIRFILTLCGSPAVHNVILVILHGIGNTFQGGANCIMFVLCTGAIRSRLLTSLTCRCCKPSWSSSSEYRQIEESVEPEFNYASTEDAGEGVKWPTHLPRT